The Elaeis guineensis isolate ETL-2024a chromosome 5, EG11, whole genome shotgun sequence DNA segment CAGCAGAAATCTCTGCCAAACACCACCGGCATTATCCAAATACAACTCTAACCCTTTGAACCGGAATCGCGGTTGCCGCTTTTATTTACTAATATTAAAACAGCAGCAGCCAAAGCATATCAACTTGATGACTGATATCTTCATTTCAGGAACTCAATCCGCAGCCCACCAACTTTCGCCTTTCCCTTCCCCTTCCTTGGAACCAGCGTGACGAGCACACTATCGTCTGCCTCGGCCCCGAGGTCCTCCAGCAATTCCGTTATCCCCAGCCGCAGAGCCGTCCTCagcttcttctccttcttgctgTGATTGTGCTTGTGAGGCACGTTGACGAAGCTCCCGGCAAACTCACTTGACCCGGGGTCAACCCCTTCCTCCTCCGGCGTGTTGATGTACACGTCGAACTTGATGAACATGTCGCGGTCGAACTCGATCCCCTCGACCACCAGGACCTCCTCCTCGTCTTTTTTCTCCTTGCTGCTCCTCGACACCTTTGGCCGCCTCACCGTCGCGCTCACTGACGATTCCAAGGTCACCGGGAACGCCGCCTCTGTGACCGCTCGTAGTGATCTCGCACCCTTCTTCGCCGCCACAGTACCCTTGGGAGTGGGTCGAGCTTTCAGCCAAGGGATCTCGACATCTTGGTAGGTGTATCGGAGCCACTGAGTATCCAGACAATCCTTAATTTTGACTCGAACTAGGTCGGCGTTCTCGTCGTAGAAGAGAAAGGAGGTGTTGAGCCAGTCCTTGTCTTCGAAGTCCTTGTGCTTTCCACCGAGCATCTTCCACACATACCACATGCGATCGACGTTGGAGTGGTGGGCAAAGAAGATGGGATCTCGGGCAGCTGAGTAAAGCGTGCCCATGTCCTCTCCATTTGGCTGGTTCCTATCACCAGTCCATACATGGACGGTGCCGTGCGGCACGTTCTCGAGCGAGCCTCCGCCAGGATTTGGCTGGTCCCCGGCATGGTAGGGGGATCCCATGAACAGTTGTGCTGTTTTCCCATTAGCGATCACTTGGCGATACATTATATTTAAGTTGTGGTCGATTTGCTGGGCCTGGGTGAAGGATGGGTCCCGCCCATTGAAGTCGAGGTCGATTAGGTACGGTGGCTGGTGCTTGGCGTCACGAAGCTTGTCATATAGCGACGAAGAAGGGTCGGTATAGATGGAAGGCATTCGCATGCCAGCGGGTGCATCCCAATTCCAGAAGGGAAGCGCGAAGGTCTCGTCGCCGATGAGCTTGCCGAGTATTTTCTCATGGAAGTAGAGGTAAAACCGGTGCCAGGGGAAGAAGATCCAGGAATTATGGACCTGGATCTCGATGTCAGGGAAGCCGATCTGGTCGTAGGAGCCATCACAGTAGGCGCAGTGGACGTTAGCCTGTTGGGTGAAGTTACGTGGGTCGTCGGCCGGCAAGGCCTTCATGAGCTCCACGGCCTTGGCATACTTTGCCAAGTACTCTGAGTCAACTAAGTGGGCAGCAGGGCGGATGCGAAGGGGGTCGGAGCGTGGCGGGAGCTTGAAGTCGATGATTTTGGAGGTGAATGGTGGGCAGCAATCAGTAGGTGTTGCACCGGACGGGAGGTCAGCGGGGCCACATTTGGAGATGTCAGGGGCTTCAATGGGGAGTCCGAGGGCCTTGCGGTTGACTCCAAGTCCAGCGGCAGCTCCATAGAGCCCACCAAGGCCGATGAGCATATCACGGCGGTCGAGCTTGCCTGAAGATCCTATGGCCTCCGTGGTGTGCGTGGGCTTCTCATGTTCATCCCTTGTTGCTTTGCATGAGATTCTGGGGTGGACGTGAGATTTCTTGAAGGAAAGAGGGACCCGAGGCCTCTGTCGATAGAAGGGGCATGCAAAGGACCTAGGGCAGGTGGAGAGGGAGGAGGTAGATAAACTTGGTTTAGGGAGGCTTGCCATTTCGAATTTCTAGTTCTAATGCTTGCAATAACGAAGAGAAGTATATGGTCGATTTATAGCGTGAAACTTTGAGAAACGTGTTAGACTTTGATTCCTTCGAGTTCCGTAAGTTTATGGAGTTCTAAAAGTAGCTTTTGTTGACTAAAGCTGCGTGATGGAAAGTATATTCTGGAAGGTATATTTGTTCAAAAAGCCTTTGTGGAAGGAAAATGCTAAGGAGCTAGGGGAGGTGGAGAGGGAGGTAGATCAATTTGGTTTAGCGAGAATTGGTATAACTTGTGCATTTCATATTCGAGCACGTGCATTGACGAGGAGCAGCTTGTGATCAATTTATAGTTGTGTGATTCTCAAAGCCACGTGTTAGtgcctttttgttttttttttgagtttcgtACGCTTTCCACCGTAGATGTACGGTTAAAAGGAGCAAGCAAGTTCGCTGACATAGGGGTCTTCACCGGTATAAATCATGATTTGATGGATTAGCCTCAAAGATCAAGAAACCAAACTGAATGCATAGATTTTGACACTGCAGTATTAGGGCGGACACAACTCTCTTATCTGGTGTCAGAATCGCTATTATGATCCTAATTCGAAAAGTTCTTTTCATGCTCTATGAGTTTGATGCTTCATTATTACATCCGATTTTAAGAGCAGATTATATTGTGTGACAGATCAATGGGAGCCCGCACTATAAGAATAATCTTTATTAACGATggatattagtgatggctaacaAGCCAATGCTATCGGTGATATTTACTGACGAATTattatgatggaaaaaaaatcatCGTTAAAGGGTTGAAGATCTTTTAGCGATAGCATAACCATCGTTATAactcttaaattttaattaattatttattttaattattttaaatataattagtTATTAATGATGGCTTTAGCGACATAACTTTTGCTATCGCTAATACAGTACCCTAACATCTCTCATTCTCAATCGATTATTTTCCATCGCGAACCCTCCTCCCCCTTCTTCTCCTACCTTCGGTCCCACTTCTTTCTCCACCACACCGCCATAATCCCTATTGGAGTTCTCGTCCCCGCACCCTAATCCTCACATCGGATTTGCCGTCCCCATGCCCCTGCCTCCCCCCTTCTTGCCCCGTCGCACCATCGGAACCCTGTCAGAGCCCTTGTCCATATGCCCTAATCCCCACACCACCATCCCCATGCTGGATCCATTATCCCTGTGCTAGATCTGTCGTCTCTGTACCCCTGCCTACCTACTTCTTCCCCTGCCTCCCCCCATCTTCCCCTGTCACACCATCGGAACCCTACCAGAGCCCTCATCCCCATGCCCCTATCCCAGTGCTGCTGTCCCCGCACCAGATCTACAGTCCCAGCACCCCCACCTCCCCGTTCTGCCCCtacctccccccttcttctcccACAGCATCGTCGGAACCCTATTAGAGCCCCCATCCCTATGCTACCACCCTCATGTCAGATCCACCATCTCCATGCCCTTGCCATCCTCCCTCACCATTCCCTCCTCTTCTTTTCATCTCCTAgtgagtattagtgatggcagtAGCGACGACAATGGAGCTGTCGCTATACATCGTTCcctttgaaagaatagtaccctacaagccaatcatatagtGATGTAAAAGAACTTTTCtgtgatatcttcctactcattagcatgacattagttatttttatttataagatattatgttttatcatttactgtatcatactttttatgattatgataaaccctacagattaggataatgattttagagccatgatgagatcataccagtgagacctaaaatcttgatagccctaatctaaaatattttcaatcgttggatcatcgagtcggagatcgatgataccgataagactgatacatcttatgtatgctcgatggagagggtggttgatctcacaatcacttatatggtgacactaatataaggatgtaggtgctcattagagaatgagttcactgaactgacccataggaagaatatctgatggagccttacagtatgttgacagatggttctccagtacGAGTGGTGCATgttatcttttgacctgagattatcatggtaccttatgtatatggatctttactttggtttatttcctagcatgctactttgagatgtgtgtgggatattctgggtatggtgaagtatgcataaaggttatgagtgatcaataaggaatcgatcactccttataggaggagagaacatcctatatgactcataggatgatgactctaagagtctctgaccagagcaggaatgaatgtagaaaaaatttttactggttTATCCATCGAGTTattatcatcagatcgagatacatatggataggtatttgagtttgacatattttcatgcccatggcctatttgggatgttgtgtgatcgaaggattgaattacacggtaactcatcatggaaagataattttgatatttctatcaaattttaaatcttttgaatagtcatgacacgttgctagacgtcaatcttgacttgtagactcatcagaaataaaaaaatttaattcaagaatcaattaggaaaagtcttagttgattggaGCTCTTGAGCTGatataatctaatcagattagggttatgt contains these protein-coding regions:
- the LOC105036904 gene encoding polyphenol oxidase, chloroplastic yields the protein MASLPKPSLSTSSLSTCPRSFACPFYRQRPRVPLSFKKSHVHPRISCKATRDEHEKPTHTTEAIGSSGKLDRRDMLIGLGGLYGAAAGLGVNRKALGLPIEAPDISKCGPADLPSGATPTDCCPPFTSKIIDFKLPPRSDPLRIRPAAHLVDSEYLAKYAKAVELMKALPADDPRNFTQQANVHCAYCDGSYDQIGFPDIEIQVHNSWIFFPWHRFYLYFHEKILGKLIGDETFALPFWNWDAPAGMRMPSIYTDPSSSLYDKLRDAKHQPPYLIDLDFNGRDPSFTQAQQIDHNLNIMYRQVIANGKTAQLFMGSPYHAGDQPNPGGGSLENVPHGTVHVWTGDRNQPNGEDMGTLYSAARDPIFFAHHSNVDRMWYVWKMLGGKHKDFEDKDWLNTSFLFYDENADLVRVKIKDCLDTQWLRYTYQDVEIPWLKARPTPKGTVAAKKGARSLRAVTEAAFPVTLESSVSATVRRPKVSRSSKEKKDEEEVLVVEGIEFDRDMFIKFDVYINTPEEEGVDPGSSEFAGSFVNVPHKHNHSKKEKKLRTALRLGITELLEDLGAEADDSVLVTLVPRKGKGKAKVGGLRIEFLK